Proteins encoded together in one Alteribacter keqinensis window:
- a CDS encoding macrolide 2'-phosphotransferase → MENKKKHIIQLAEKNGMIINGETLQINESGLDFQVAFAKDQNGEQWVLRLPRRKDVIPSIQKEKQILKLAAEQVRVEVPEWKVCTDELIAYKRLTGKPAGTVDHEIQNYVWEIDLENIPEVFHQTLGEALVPLHRTNGETVAGHGLTVIKADKLRETMKTRMDKVKAEFGVSRELWSRWQTWIDNEALWPKQEAFVHGDLHAGHILIDESTKVTGFIDWTEAYAGDPAVDFVSHYRTFGEEALHKLIHHYQKAGGYVWPHMAEHVIELTAAYPVELAEFAIRSGSEEYLEMTRQVLGAGEEK, encoded by the coding sequence ATGGAGAACAAAAAGAAACACATCATTCAATTGGCAGAAAAAAACGGCATGATCATAAACGGAGAAACACTTCAGATCAACGAATCAGGCCTGGACTTTCAGGTAGCATTTGCAAAAGACCAAAATGGGGAACAATGGGTTCTGCGGCTGCCGAGAAGAAAGGATGTAATCCCTTCGATTCAAAAAGAGAAGCAGATTCTTAAGCTCGCAGCGGAACAGGTTCGTGTGGAAGTGCCTGAATGGAAGGTGTGTACAGACGAACTGATTGCCTACAAAAGGCTTACTGGAAAGCCGGCAGGCACCGTGGATCATGAGATTCAGAACTATGTGTGGGAAATCGACCTTGAAAATATTCCTGAAGTGTTCCATCAAACCCTTGGGGAGGCTCTCGTTCCCCTTCACAGAACGAACGGGGAAACGGTTGCCGGGCACGGTCTTACCGTCATTAAAGCAGATAAGCTCAGGGAAACCATGAAAACAAGGATGGATAAAGTAAAAGCGGAATTCGGCGTAAGCAGGGAGCTCTGGAGCCGCTGGCAGACGTGGATTGATAATGAGGCTCTCTGGCCGAAACAAGAAGCGTTCGTCCATGGGGATCTGCACGCCGGTCATATTTTAATTGACGAAAGTACCAAAGTGACCGGGTTTATTGACTGGACAGAAGCTTATGCTGGTGATCCGGCAGTGGATTTTGTGTCCCACTACAGAACATTTGGAGAAGAAGCACTGCACAAACTCATCCACCATTATCAAAAAGCCGGTGGCTATGTGTGGCCTCACATGGCTGAGCATGTCATTGAACTAACCGCCGCTTATCCGGTGGAGCTCGCGGAGTTCGCTATCCGTTCAGGCAGTGAGGAGTACCTGGAGATGACCAGGCAGGTACTTGGTGCAGGTGAGGAGAAATAA
- a CDS encoding Xaa-Pro dipeptidyl-peptidase: MSKRYAIGVLSFLLLMSLVIQPVSAAADDLPLNGTIPETGTSSTYINFEDGVTQPVYSTEEAIIEELMVETTVDSDGTGEKDLVSIRVMRPNTEEGIQVPVIYEMSPYRAGLDWSVPFFDVDVELNPVPHPGKGRGRGPNAGPQNLGNLGNYYVPRGYAVVLGESIGSGEATGCPTTGDYNEIMGTKAVIDWLNGSARAFNADGEEVSADWTTGNVGMIGASYNGTLPNGVATTGVEGLKTIVPIVAISNWYDYFRANGAVVAPGGYQGEDASVLAGFVATRDNAEICAPFLEQMEEDEDRITGDYNDFWAERNYLPGVKNVEASVLLAHGLNDWNVKTKQFAQWWEALEQHGVDRKLWLHQGGHSAPGGSIWQQEQHRWFDYWLYGLENGIMDEDMVNIQREDRTWVEQENWPHVDAETTTLYLTGDDERSGAGSLSNAPVPNRPHERQELLDDPQTRANTLVADPESDHPNRLVYTTDALLQDTHMSGTPEVSIRARIDEPVANLTALLVEYDENDNARIITRGWMDPQNIHGEERSISIVPGRDYTFEWDMQPHDYVFKAGNRIGVVFIASDYDYTIRPSGGTEISLLPTRSRLILPVAGGKEAFNN, translated from the coding sequence ATGAGTAAAAGGTATGCGATTGGAGTGCTTTCTTTTCTGCTGTTAATGTCATTGGTTATCCAGCCGGTCAGCGCTGCCGCGGATGATTTACCGTTAAACGGGACCATTCCTGAAACAGGCACATCTTCGACCTACATAAATTTTGAAGATGGTGTAACCCAGCCGGTTTATTCGACTGAAGAAGCAATTATTGAAGAACTAATGGTTGAAACAACAGTGGACAGTGATGGAACCGGTGAAAAGGATCTTGTGTCCATTCGGGTCATGAGACCAAACACCGAAGAAGGGATTCAGGTGCCGGTTATTTATGAAATGAGTCCTTACAGGGCAGGTCTGGACTGGTCTGTGCCTTTTTTTGATGTAGATGTAGAACTGAATCCCGTACCTCATCCTGGCAAGGGCCGTGGCAGGGGACCTAATGCAGGGCCTCAGAACCTTGGTAATTTAGGAAACTACTATGTGCCGAGGGGCTATGCCGTTGTCCTTGGAGAAAGTATCGGCAGTGGAGAAGCTACCGGATGCCCGACGACCGGTGACTATAATGAAATTATGGGAACAAAAGCGGTTATTGACTGGTTAAACGGAAGTGCCCGTGCGTTTAATGCAGACGGAGAAGAAGTGTCCGCTGACTGGACGACAGGGAACGTGGGGATGATTGGTGCTTCTTATAACGGCACCCTGCCCAACGGAGTAGCTACGACCGGGGTTGAAGGACTGAAAACTATCGTCCCTATCGTAGCCATCAGTAACTGGTATGACTATTTCAGAGCAAACGGGGCGGTTGTTGCACCGGGCGGCTATCAGGGAGAAGATGCGAGTGTGCTTGCCGGGTTTGTTGCCACCCGTGATAACGCGGAAATCTGTGCTCCTTTCCTTGAGCAAATGGAAGAAGACGAGGACCGGATTACCGGTGACTACAATGATTTCTGGGCTGAGCGCAACTACCTCCCAGGTGTGAAAAACGTTGAAGCGAGTGTTCTTCTGGCTCACGGCCTCAACGACTGGAATGTAAAAACGAAGCAGTTTGCCCAGTGGTGGGAAGCTCTTGAACAGCACGGGGTGGACCGTAAGCTCTGGCTTCACCAGGGGGGACACAGTGCACCAGGCGGGTCTATTTGGCAGCAGGAGCAGCACCGCTGGTTTGACTACTGGCTCTATGGACTCGAAAACGGCATTATGGATGAAGACATGGTGAACATTCAGCGTGAAGACAGAACGTGGGTGGAGCAGGAAAACTGGCCTCATGTTGATGCTGAAACGACAACGCTTTATTTAACAGGAGACGATGAAAGAAGCGGGGCCGGCTCACTGTCAAACGCCCCGGTTCCCAACAGACCACATGAGAGACAGGAACTCTTGGATGACCCGCAGACAAGAGCGAATACCTTGGTAGCAGATCCGGAATCTGATCACCCGAACAGACTCGTGTATACAACGGATGCCTTGCTGCAGGATACTCATATGAGCGGTACCCCTGAGGTAAGTATCAGGGCGAGAATTGACGAGCCGGTGGCCAATTTAACCGCTTTGCTTGTGGAGTATGATGAAAATGACAATGCCAGAATCATTACCCGCGGGTGGATGGATCCTCAGAACATTCACGGTGAGGAGCGGTCAATCAGCATCGTACCGGGCCGTGATTATACGTTTGAGTGGGACATGCAGCCGCACGATTACGTATTTAAAGCAGGAAACCGGATCGGGGTTGTTTTCATCGCCAGTGATTATGACTACACCATCCGACCTTCAGGAGGGACGGAAATTTCCTTATTACCGACGAGAAGCAGACTGATTCTGCCTGTTGCCGGAGGGAAAGAAGCGTTTAATAACTAA
- a CDS encoding DUF3784 domain-containing protein — MLIAITIQLFSFLIIWIPAYFIYKKGVYMLLSGFNTKPEEEQQRLIENGYPQAVGKAMMNSSYILLAGAVLAFFVEPDFAVVVSWLVWMLYLFIRLITLSKLDNSKTKKRNLSILIGAMVFSIILVAVVFLEGEREPRFTVSDQSVAVSGRHGVEWSLEEITDIDLVGEVPEIRSKMNGYSFMERRRGHFSIEGLGRGRLFVHTGTPPFLYLERDDDFLFVNSKDPAKTEQWFQQVRGSVE; from the coding sequence ATGCTCATTGCCATTACGATTCAACTCTTCAGTTTTTTAATTATATGGATTCCGGCTTATTTCATATACAAAAAGGGCGTTTATATGCTTTTGTCCGGATTCAATACCAAACCTGAGGAGGAGCAGCAGCGCCTCATTGAAAACGGCTATCCCCAGGCAGTCGGGAAAGCGATGATGAACTCGAGCTATATTCTTCTTGCAGGAGCGGTACTGGCGTTCTTTGTTGAACCGGATTTTGCAGTAGTTGTCTCCTGGCTCGTATGGATGCTTTATCTTTTCATCCGGTTAATCACGCTGAGCAAACTGGACAATTCAAAAACAAAAAAGCGAAATTTATCCATTCTTATTGGTGCAATGGTATTCAGCATAATCCTGGTCGCTGTCGTATTTTTGGAAGGAGAGCGCGAGCCTCGTTTTACTGTTTCTGACCAATCGGTTGCAGTGAGCGGAAGACACGGTGTGGAATGGTCTCTTGAGGAAATAACGGATATCGACCTTGTGGGGGAGGTGCCGGAAATCCGGTCCAAGATGAACGGATACTCCTTCATGGAACGCCGCCGGGGTCATTTTTCAATAGAGGGGCTGGGGCGCGGAAGGTTATTTGTTCATACGGGTACGCCGCCGTTTCTCTACCTGGAGAGAGACGATGATTTTCTTTTCGTAAATTCTAAGGATCCGGCAAAAACAGAGCAGTGGTTTCAACAGGTTCGGGGGTCAGTCGAATAA
- a CDS encoding DUF2628 domain-containing protein, which translates to MHGILTNDAGVQKNVKIGFSWTTFFFGFFPALFRGDLKWAAIMFITAVAIGFLTMGFGASIPGIIFSFIYNKLYIKDLLEKGYRPANEQTKQELEARGIIARTVSVEPKGA; encoded by the coding sequence ATGCATGGCATTCTAACAAATGATGCAGGAGTTCAAAAAAACGTTAAGATTGGATTCAGCTGGACGACATTTTTCTTTGGCTTTTTCCCGGCTTTGTTCAGAGGGGATTTGAAATGGGCAGCAATCATGTTTATTACTGCTGTGGCAATTGGGTTCCTGACAATGGGATTTGGAGCATCCATCCCAGGCATTATTTTTTCTTTTATTTACAACAAGCTTTACATTAAAGACCTCCTTGAAAAAGGCTATCGTCCTGCCAATGAGCAGACAAAACAGGAGCTTGAAGCAAGAGGAATCATTGCCAGAACAGTGAGCGTCGAACCTAAAGGCGCTTAG
- a CDS encoding carbohydrate ABC transporter permease, with protein MEKKAGIKFYLFLSIFVFVIMFPFIWVFLTSIKPPIEIFGGFNWFTQNPTFQSYVNAFNTRPLHMYMWNSFAVSTLTTVIAISVASLAAYALTRLPIRFKGLILGVVLAAAMFPQIAIISPIYNLITGLGLRNSYMGLVIPYITISLPLAIWILATFFKKIPYELEESAKLDGATPFQTFRKIIFPLAAPGVFTTAILVFIAAWNEYLFALTINTADRWRTIPVGLSMYESQYTIPWGDITAATVVVTIPIVIIVLFFQRRIVAGLTSGSVKE; from the coding sequence ATGGAAAAGAAAGCAGGCATAAAATTTTATCTATTCCTGAGTATCTTTGTATTTGTGATCATGTTTCCGTTTATCTGGGTGTTCCTCACATCCATTAAGCCGCCGATCGAGATCTTTGGAGGCTTTAACTGGTTCACTCAAAATCCTACATTTCAATCTTACGTGAACGCCTTTAACACGAGGCCGCTTCACATGTACATGTGGAACAGCTTTGCCGTCTCGACTTTGACAACGGTGATTGCGATATCGGTGGCTTCTCTTGCAGCCTATGCTCTTACAAGACTGCCGATTCGGTTTAAAGGGCTGATTCTGGGTGTCGTTCTTGCAGCAGCCATGTTCCCGCAAATTGCGATTATCTCACCCATCTACAACCTGATTACAGGTCTGGGTCTTCGCAACAGCTACATGGGTCTTGTGATTCCATATATTACAATCAGTCTGCCTCTGGCCATCTGGATTCTGGCTACGTTCTTTAAAAAGATTCCCTATGAGCTTGAGGAAAGTGCGAAGCTAGACGGGGCAACACCGTTTCAAACGTTCAGAAAAATCATTTTCCCGCTGGCGGCACCCGGTGTGTTTACGACAGCGATCCTCGTATTCATCGCTGCCTGGAACGAGTATCTGTTTGCCTTGACGATCAACACAGCGGACCGCTGGCGCACCATTCCGGTCGGGCTTTCCATGTATGAAAGTCAGTACACGATTCCCTGGGGGGACATAACTGCCGCTACCGTGGTCGTGACGATCCCAATCGTCATCATCGTTTTGTTCTTCCAGCGCAGAATTGTTGCCGGACTCACTTCCGGGTCTGTAAAAGAATAA
- a CDS encoding carbohydrate ABC transporter permease, translating into MGKKKSRGFSLTETQLGYLMVLPAIILISVITLWPIAQSFYNSLFDYRLNDPTRNQTTLNYQIDLETYVDNQFYLERDLSALASSSEGEVQEFLQQLEVDISSYHRELLEMDGLAEQYDEVDEMVMMFQPVNDSDLRYAELPSDFAEGYTETIEEGRARVQAFIEETSDEALQDELTSLSSSLLTTDRSLIRPNFIGLSNYGKYLQDERMWRAMWNTVLFTTVSVFFELVIGLAVALVINRAFFGRGLVRASVLIPWAIPTAVGAMMWRYLYDGQSGVVAHYFEQLGIISDASVLLSTGSGAMGAIILADVWKTTPYMALLLLAGLQTIPRTLYEAAEVDGANKIQTFFKITLPMLKSAILVALLFRTLDAFRVFDLIYVLTGGGPANRTESISVYAYKVLFAQQNFGEGAVLSVIVFVSVAIISALFIKIIGSDLFESRGGRG; encoded by the coding sequence ATGGGAAAAAAGAAAAGCCGGGGCTTCAGTTTAACAGAAACACAGCTCGGTTATTTAATGGTCCTGCCCGCAATTATCCTTATTTCCGTTATTACACTATGGCCGATCGCCCAGTCTTTTTACAACAGTTTGTTCGATTACCGGCTGAACGACCCGACTCGTAACCAGACAACCTTAAACTATCAAATTGACCTTGAAACGTATGTAGATAATCAATTTTATCTGGAAAGAGATTTGTCCGCCCTTGCATCATCAAGTGAAGGGGAGGTGCAGGAGTTTCTTCAGCAGCTTGAAGTCGATATCAGCAGCTATCACCGAGAGCTTCTCGAGATGGATGGTCTCGCTGAGCAGTATGATGAAGTTGATGAAATGGTGATGATGTTCCAGCCGGTCAACGATTCGGATCTGCGTTACGCTGAACTGCCGAGTGACTTTGCAGAAGGGTACACAGAAACGATTGAAGAAGGCCGTGCCCGGGTTCAGGCATTTATTGAAGAAACGAGTGATGAGGCTCTGCAGGATGAGCTTACTTCTTTATCCAGCAGTCTGCTTACGACAGACCGTAGCCTGATTCGTCCAAACTTTATCGGACTGTCAAACTACGGAAAGTACCTTCAGGATGAGCGTATGTGGCGTGCCATGTGGAACACCGTTCTTTTTACAACCGTGTCGGTATTTTTTGAGCTCGTCATCGGACTTGCTGTTGCCCTCGTGATTAACCGTGCCTTCTTCGGACGGGGCCTTGTCCGTGCATCCGTTTTGATCCCGTGGGCCATTCCAACCGCTGTCGGTGCGATGATGTGGCGTTATCTGTATGATGGCCAGTCCGGTGTTGTGGCTCATTACTTTGAACAACTCGGCATTATCTCTGACGCATCCGTTTTGCTCAGTACAGGCTCCGGTGCCATGGGCGCGATTATTCTCGCCGACGTATGGAAAACAACACCGTACATGGCGCTGCTTCTTCTGGCCGGCTTGCAGACCATTCCAAGAACCCTTTATGAGGCAGCGGAAGTGGACGGGGCGAATAAAATTCAAACGTTCTTTAAAATAACACTGCCGATGCTTAAATCTGCAATTCTCGTAGCACTCCTGTTCCGTACCCTTGATGCGTTCCGTGTGTTTGACTTGATCTATGTATTAACAGGGGGAGGGCCGGCAAACCGGACCGAATCCATTTCTGTTTATGCCTACAAGGTGCTGTTCGCCCAGCAGAACTTCGGTGAAGGGGCTGTCCTTTCTGTTATCGTGTTCGTCTCTGTGGCAATTATCAGTGCACTGTTTATTAAAATCATAGGGTCCGACTTGTTCGAAAGTCGCGGCGGCCGGGGATAA
- a CDS encoding LacI family DNA-binding transcriptional regulator yields MATIKEVARRTGLSPSTISRVINNHPYVDDDKRRTVLAAMDELGYVPNSSARRLRGQKTNTIAVIISRIINPFFSHLVDSMEKIAGEKGYQLILCDSRLDVKRELAHMELLKTKQVDGIIMASMQNKWAALEPFTKYGPIIACNEYDTDAKMPMVRCDQQIGGYIGAKHLIERGHTKIAYAGGADRIELTYDRKLGFTKALNEHGLSVKNEWNFISYYGIEDGKNIFQRIYAMTDKPTAIFAGGDEVAAGIIQEAKRFGCRVPEDLAVIGYDNQPIADLIDPGITTIEQPIHMMGSRAMELMVDMIKHKRKTKAQTELLPLNLIIREST; encoded by the coding sequence ATGGCTACGATAAAAGAAGTTGCCCGGCGGACGGGCCTTTCACCAAGCACCATATCAAGGGTCATCAATAACCATCCGTACGTGGATGACGATAAACGACGAACGGTCCTTGCAGCCATGGATGAACTGGGCTATGTGCCAAACTCATCCGCCCGGCGGCTCAGGGGACAAAAAACGAATACGATCGCTGTTATTATTTCCCGTATCATTAACCCTTTTTTCAGCCACCTCGTCGATTCCATGGAAAAGATTGCAGGGGAAAAAGGATATCAGCTTATTTTATGTGATTCGAGGCTCGATGTAAAAAGAGAGCTTGCCCATATGGAGCTGCTGAAAACAAAGCAGGTGGACGGCATTATTATGGCGTCGATGCAAAATAAATGGGCTGCCCTTGAGCCGTTTACGAAGTACGGGCCGATCATTGCCTGCAATGAATATGACACGGATGCGAAGATGCCCATGGTACGCTGCGATCAGCAGATTGGTGGATATATCGGGGCAAAGCATCTGATTGAACGGGGGCATACGAAGATTGCCTATGCCGGGGGTGCTGACCGGATTGAGCTCACATATGACAGAAAGCTCGGATTTACCAAAGCTTTGAATGAGCACGGACTTTCTGTAAAAAATGAGTGGAATTTCATCAGCTACTACGGAATTGAAGACGGTAAGAATATCTTTCAGCGCATCTATGCCATGACCGACAAACCAACGGCGATCTTCGCCGGAGGGGACGAAGTTGCAGCAGGGATTATCCAGGAGGCGAAACGGTTTGGATGCCGGGTTCCTGAAGATCTCGCTGTAATCGGGTACGACAACCAGCCAATTGCAGACTTGATCGACCCGGGTATTACAACGATTGAACAGCCCATTCATATGATGGGTTCGAGAGCAATGGAACTGATGGTCGATATGATTAAACATAAGCGTAAGACGAAAGCCCAGACTGAACTTTTACCTTTGAACCTGATCATCCGGGAATCTACGTAA
- a CDS encoding ABC transporter substrate-binding protein codes for MKIWKKVLTGTVAMSMVAMMAACGDDEETDVPEDTDTDDTEQEDADEADGDDNEAAAAEDQEEVTITYARGNDATGSTDVLIEAFEEAFPHITVEYRDMPSDTGASHDQYVTEFSAGDSTIDVFDADVIWPAEFAQAGYVLPLDRFIEEDGIDMDAYFPGTVESGHFDGRQWAMPKFTDAGLLYYRTDIVDEPPTTWDELLEMAEEYAGEEGTEFGYLMQANQYEGLVVNAIEFISAYGGQVLDDDQNVTVHSPETVAAIEKMKEIVDADSSPSNILNFDEPATHTAFLEGQAVFARNWPYMQSMTEDEDQSRVAGNVGFALLPAGDAGSAAGLGGWMTMINRYSENPEAAWEFVKFMTGPEGQKISAMEGGLAPTIAELYEDPEVQDVAQLFADEEFVRTLDNAVPRPITPIYPQISDIMQIELSRALAGEISAEEAASNMQSQMESALSE; via the coding sequence ATGAAGATCTGGAAGAAGGTTTTAACTGGAACGGTTGCCATGTCTATGGTTGCCATGATGGCGGCGTGTGGAGATGATGAGGAGACGGACGTACCGGAAGATACTGATACAGACGATACGGAGCAGGAAGATGCAGACGAAGCCGACGGTGATGACAATGAAGCGGCTGCGGCAGAGGATCAGGAGGAAGTCACCATTACCTATGCACGTGGTAACGATGCCACGGGCAGTACGGATGTGCTGATCGAAGCATTTGAAGAGGCGTTTCCTCACATTACAGTAGAATACCGTGACATGCCATCAGATACTGGTGCGTCCCATGACCAGTACGTAACAGAATTCTCTGCTGGGGACAGCACAATCGATGTGTTTGACGCAGACGTAATCTGGCCGGCAGAATTTGCCCAGGCAGGGTATGTTCTTCCTTTAGACCGCTTCATTGAAGAAGACGGAATCGATATGGATGCCTATTTCCCGGGTACAGTAGAATCTGGTCATTTTGACGGACGTCAGTGGGCAATGCCGAAATTTACTGACGCAGGACTCCTTTACTACCGTACCGACATTGTAGACGAGCCTCCAACAACATGGGACGAGCTTCTCGAAATGGCTGAGGAGTATGCCGGGGAAGAAGGAACGGAGTTTGGCTACCTCATGCAGGCAAACCAGTATGAAGGCCTTGTGGTAAACGCCATTGAATTTATCAGTGCCTACGGCGGACAGGTGCTGGATGATGACCAGAACGTAACAGTACACAGCCCTGAAACCGTTGCAGCTATTGAAAAAATGAAGGAGATTGTTGATGCTGACTCCTCTCCAAGTAATATTCTGAACTTTGATGAGCCGGCTACTCATACGGCATTCCTCGAAGGTCAGGCGGTATTTGCCCGTAACTGGCCGTACATGCAGTCCATGACGGAAGACGAAGATCAGTCCCGCGTGGCTGGAAATGTAGGCTTTGCGCTCCTGCCGGCAGGTGACGCGGGAAGCGCTGCAGGTCTTGGGGGCTGGATGACGATGATAAACCGTTACAGTGAAAACCCTGAAGCAGCCTGGGAGTTTGTGAAATTCATGACGGGTCCTGAAGGTCAGAAGATCTCTGCAATGGAAGGCGGACTGGCTCCGACAATTGCCGAACTTTATGAAGACCCTGAGGTTCAGGATGTCGCGCAGCTGTTCGCTGACGAAGAGTTCGTCCGTACCCTTGACAATGCTGTTCCAAGACCGATTACACCGATCTATCCGCAGATCTCCGACATCATGCAGATCGAATTGTCCAGAGCTCTGGCAGGGGAAATCAGCGCTGAAGAAGCTGCATCAAACATGCAGTCTCAGATGGAATCAGCTCTAAGCGAGTAA
- the minD gene encoding septum site-determining protein MinD — protein MGEAIVVTSGKGGVGKTTTTANLGTALALNGKRVCLVDTDIGLRNLDVVMGLENRIIYDLVDVVDERCRLHQALIKDKRFESLSLLPAAQTKDKSAVEPAQMKKLVEELKQDYDYVLIDCPAGIEQGYKNAVAGADQAIVVTTPEISSVRDADRIIGLLEKEDVSAPRLIVNRIRPHLMKTGEAIDVDEIVSILAVDLLGIVADDDDVIKASNAGEPVAMDPKSRASLAYRNIARRISGESVPLMSLDEDKGMLTKVKKFFGMRA, from the coding sequence GTGGGAGAGGCCATCGTCGTTACTTCTGGAAAAGGCGGCGTCGGTAAAACGACGACAACCGCGAATTTAGGGACAGCCCTGGCGCTGAACGGAAAAAGAGTTTGTTTGGTGGATACAGATATCGGTCTTAGAAACCTGGATGTTGTTATGGGTCTTGAGAACAGGATTATTTATGACCTGGTTGATGTAGTAGATGAGCGATGCCGTCTGCATCAGGCACTCATAAAAGATAAGCGGTTCGAAAGCTTATCTCTCCTTCCTGCAGCACAGACGAAGGACAAGTCTGCTGTAGAGCCGGCGCAGATGAAAAAGCTGGTGGAAGAACTGAAACAGGATTACGATTACGTATTAATTGACTGTCCTGCAGGAATTGAGCAGGGATATAAAAATGCGGTTGCCGGTGCCGATCAGGCTATTGTCGTCACAACGCCGGAAATTTCGTCTGTTCGTGATGCGGACCGTATTATCGGGCTGCTGGAAAAAGAAGATGTATCCGCACCGAGGCTTATTGTAAACCGGATCCGTCCCCATCTGATGAAAACCGGTGAAGCCATTGATGTAGACGAGATTGTGTCCATTCTCGCTGTGGATCTTCTGGGCATCGTTGCCGACGATGATGACGTGATTAAAGCGTCCAATGCCGGTGAGCCGGTTGCCATGGATCCAAAGAGCCGTGCATCTCTTGCGTACCGCAACATTGCCCGCCGCATCAGCGGTGAGTCTGTACCCCTGATGTCTCTTGACGAAGATAAAGGGATGCTTACAAAAGTGAAAAAATTCTTTGGTATGAGAGCATAG
- the minC gene encoding septum site-determining protein MinC, which yields MTQKQVKQQNVIIKGTKDGLTFVLNDQCAFEDVLEELAEKLSDRPQPQENSVRVRINLVSGKRYLEKEQVTLLQKQFNDHIHADIDTIETDVITKDEAEEMRLDNQITRLARVIRSGQVIEVRGDLLLIGDVNPGGTIKATGNIYVLGALRGIAHAGVNNNKDAVICAGSMNPSQLRIADVISRPPEQEGKGGREMECAYVDEDDQMVLDRMQKVGQVRPYITDDLTL from the coding sequence ATGACACAAAAGCAAGTGAAACAGCAAAACGTCATTATAAAAGGAACTAAGGACGGCTTAACATTTGTCTTAAATGATCAGTGCGCCTTTGAAGATGTGTTGGAAGAACTGGCGGAAAAGCTTTCAGACCGTCCCCAGCCACAGGAAAACAGTGTACGTGTCCGGATCAATCTCGTATCAGGCAAGCGTTACCTGGAAAAAGAACAAGTGACACTGCTTCAGAAGCAGTTTAACGATCATATTCACGCAGATATTGATACGATCGAAACGGATGTAATTACAAAAGACGAGGCCGAGGAAATGCGTCTCGACAACCAGATCACCCGCCTTGCCCGTGTGATCCGCTCGGGGCAGGTCATTGAGGTCCGGGGAGATCTACTTCTGATCGGGGATGTGAATCCCGGCGGTACGATAAAGGCCACGGGGAATATTTACGTGCTGGGTGCTCTAAGGGGCATAGCCCATGCCGGGGTTAACAATAATAAAGATGCTGTTATTTGTGCCGGAAGCATGAATCCTTCCCAGCTCCGCATTGCTGATGTAATCAGCAGACCTCCTGAACAGGAAGGAAAAGGCGGACGGGAAATGGAGTGCGCCTATGTGGACGAGGACGATCAGATGGTTCTTGACCGCATGCAGAAAGTCGGACAGGTGCGTCCATACATCACTGACGACCTGACCTTATAA
- the mreD gene encoding rod shape-determining protein MreD gives MIRYSIFLVMFLLFVLEGTVFQVFAPDLHGFPYILIPRWVLLVLVFVGILQGRGPALLYAVGFGILYDVIYSPLLGVYTFGMAVVVYLVSFSIPFFQKNLGLSIMMALLAVVGLEYFVYGIYSLMGLASQPHNLFFYTRLLPTFVFNGLILVLTGFYLRKWILYVLKRKQEFI, from the coding sequence ATGATCCGCTATTCTATTTTTCTCGTTATGTTCCTGCTGTTTGTTCTTGAAGGAACCGTGTTTCAGGTTTTTGCCCCTGACCTTCACGGGTTTCCTTATATATTGATTCCCAGGTGGGTTCTTCTCGTTCTTGTGTTTGTCGGTATTTTACAGGGACGGGGCCCTGCTCTTCTATATGCCGTCGGTTTCGGGATTTTGTATGACGTGATTTATTCACCGCTTCTTGGTGTGTACACGTTCGGAATGGCTGTTGTCGTGTATCTTGTGTCCTTTTCCATTCCTTTTTTCCAAAAAAACCTCGGGTTGTCAATTATGATGGCGTTACTCGCAGTCGTAGGTCTCGAGTATTTTGTTTACGGCATTTATTCATTGATGGGACTGGCCAGCCAGCCCCACAATCTGTTTTTCTACACGAGACTGCTGCCGACGTTTGTGTTTAACGGCCTGATTCTTGTACTCACAGGCTTTTATTTAAGAAAGTGGATTTTATATGTACTAAAACGAAAACAAGAGTTCATATAG